From a region of the Streptomyces sp. NBC_01454 genome:
- a CDS encoding SigB/SigF/SigG family RNA polymerase sigma factor codes for MADTAQDAEIAAEKCAVPAQQEELPFIESPENLAPGDAREMSRLFFERLATLEEGTHEYQYARNTLIEMNISLVRYAARRFRNRGDDFEDIMQVGMIGLIKAIDRYDLSREVEFTTLAVPYITGEMKRFFRDTTWDVRVPRRLQELRVDLARANEHLSSELGRDPKVSELAAHLNITEQEVVEGQVAANGYSASSIDVAISEDGNDAPLADLIGACDEDMDLFEDLHTLKPLLDGLADRDRQILEMRFGQEMTQAQIGEALGISQMHVSRLLSRCLTHLRTEMLGTD; via the coding sequence ATGGCGGACACCGCGCAGGACGCCGAAATCGCCGCCGAGAAGTGCGCAGTACCTGCTCAGCAGGAAGAACTCCCCTTTATCGAGTCTCCTGAGAACCTCGCTCCCGGCGATGCCCGCGAGATGTCCCGCTTGTTCTTCGAGCGGCTGGCAACGTTGGAAGAGGGCACTCACGAGTACCAGTACGCCCGTAACACCCTCATCGAGATGAACATTTCGCTGGTGCGCTACGCCGCCCGGCGATTCCGCAATCGCGGCGATGACTTCGAGGACATCATGCAGGTCGGCATGATCGGCCTGATCAAGGCCATCGACCGCTACGACCTGTCCCGTGAGGTGGAGTTCACCACCCTGGCGGTGCCGTACATCACGGGCGAGATGAAGCGCTTCTTCCGTGACACCACGTGGGATGTGCGCGTCCCGCGGCGGCTGCAGGAACTGCGCGTCGACCTCGCCCGCGCCAACGAGCACCTCAGCAGCGAACTCGGGCGGGACCCGAAGGTCTCCGAGCTCGCGGCGCACTTGAACATCACCGAGCAAGAGGTCGTCGAGGGCCAGGTGGCCGCCAATGGCTACAGCGCCTCCTCCATCGACGTCGCCATCAGTGAGGACGGCAACGATGCCCCGCTCGCGGACCTGATCGGCGCATGCGACGAGGACATGGATCTCTTCGAGGATCTCCACACCCTCAAGCCACTCCTCGACGGGCTTGCGGATCGTGACCGGCAGATCCTGGAAATGCGTTTCGGGCAGGAGATGACGCAGGCCCAGATCGGCGAAGCGCTCGGCATCTCCCAGATGCATGTCTCCCGGCTGCTCAGCCGCTGCTTGACTCATCTGCGTACCGAGATGCTCGGTACGGACTGA
- a CDS encoding ATP-binding protein, with amino-acid sequence MWQTITSDEHQPYLTQHVCRPQQAADARDVTTGFLAGLHPAPPPPTVQDLLLLVSELVTNALRHAGDVSALLLTADRHSIQVTVDDPSRAHPQDRSPDLTGCSGGFGWPMVRRLARSVSIEPRPGGGKAIRVTLPR; translated from the coding sequence ATGTGGCAGACGATCACGAGCGACGAGCACCAGCCTTACCTGACCCAGCACGTCTGTCGGCCACAGCAGGCGGCGGACGCCCGCGATGTCACGACCGGCTTTCTCGCCGGCCTGCATCCTGCTCCGCCGCCGCCCACGGTGCAGGACCTGCTCCTGCTGGTCTCCGAGCTCGTCACCAATGCCCTGCGGCATGCGGGCGATGTCTCCGCTCTGCTGTTGACGGCGGACCGGCACAGCATTCAGGTCACCGTGGACGATCCCAGTCGCGCTCATCCGCAGGACCGCAGCCCCGATCTGACGGGGTGTTCAGGAGGTTTCGGCTGGCCCATGGTGCGTCGCCTGGCCCGCTCGGTCAGCATCGAGCCGCGTCCCGGCGGCGGGAAGGCCATCCGGGTGACCCTCCCGCGTTGA
- a CDS encoding cation diffusion facilitator family transporter: MGAGHDHGRTHDGQPSTGTAAAAHKGRLRIALAITLGVMALEIVGGVVTDSLALIADAAHMATDAVGLAMALLAILVAGRPATANRTFGYARTEILAALANCLLLLVVGGYLLVEAIGRFLDPAETQGGLTIVFAVVGLAANLVSLSLLMRGQKESLNLRGAYLEVLADALGSVAVLVSATVILTTGWQLADPIASLVIGLMVVPRTWKLLRETLNVLLEAAPKGVDMAEVRARMMALPGVADVHDLHAWTITSGMPVLSAHVVVTQDTLDEAGHEKVLHELQGCLGRRFDVKHCTFQLEPAGHAEHEAKLCH, encoded by the coding sequence ATGGGGGCTGGACACGACCACGGGCGCACGCACGACGGGCAGCCCTCGACCGGTACCGCGGCCGCGGCTCACAAGGGTCGGCTCCGTATCGCGCTCGCCATCACGCTCGGTGTGATGGCATTGGAGATCGTCGGCGGTGTGGTGACCGACTCGCTCGCGCTCATCGCGGACGCGGCGCACATGGCCACGGACGCGGTCGGACTCGCCATGGCGCTGCTGGCCATCCTTGTCGCGGGCCGGCCGGCGACGGCGAACCGCACGTTCGGGTACGCCCGTACCGAGATCCTCGCGGCACTCGCCAACTGTCTGCTCCTCCTCGTCGTGGGCGGCTATCTGCTCGTCGAGGCCATCGGCCGGTTCCTCGACCCGGCCGAGACCCAGGGCGGTCTCACGATCGTCTTCGCCGTGGTCGGTCTGGCCGCCAACTTGGTGTCGCTGTCACTGTTGATGCGCGGACAGAAGGAGAGCCTCAACCTGCGCGGGGCCTATCTGGAGGTACTCGCGGACGCGCTCGGTTCGGTGGCGGTGCTGGTGTCCGCCACGGTCATCCTCACGACCGGCTGGCAGCTCGCGGACCCGATCGCGTCCCTGGTCATCGGCCTGATGGTCGTCCCGCGTACCTGGAAGCTGCTGCGCGAGACGCTGAATGTGCTGCTGGAGGCGGCCCCTAAGGGCGTCGACATGGCCGAGGTCCGGGCCCGGATGATGGCGCTCCCCGGCGTGGCGGACGTGCACGATCTGCATGCCTGGACGATCACCTCGGGGATGCCGGTGCTCTCCGCCCATGTGGTCGTGACCCAGGACACCCTGGACGAGGCGGGGCACGAGAAGGTGTTGCACGAACTGCAGGGCTGCCTGGGCCGGCGCTTCGATGTCAAGCACTGCACCTTCCAGCTGGAGCCCGCCGGCCATGCGGAGCACGAGGCGAAGCTCTGTCACTGA
- a CDS encoding lamin tail domain-containing protein codes for MLRNASRIAAAVLGSVALAAAAALPAAAAGHGHHVPAPHRFHSAVALGAIQYDSPGRDDRSNRSLNAEYVTVKNTGRMAVNLRGWTLSDRSGNTYRFGNVWLNGHSQVRVHTGIGRDTRGDLYQDRRNYIWDNTDTATLRNDHRRVVDVESWSRHGGHGHGGHGHGGHGHGHGGHGHGH; via the coding sequence GTGCTCCGTAACGCTTCACGCATCGCCGCAGCGGTTCTCGGCTCGGTCGCTCTTGCCGCCGCCGCTGCTCTCCCGGCCGCCGCGGCCGGCCATGGTCACCACGTTCCGGCCCCGCACCGCTTCCACTCCGCGGTGGCTCTCGGCGCGATCCAGTACGACAGCCCCGGGCGGGACGACCGTTCCAACCGGAGCCTGAATGCCGAGTACGTGACGGTGAAGAACACCGGCCGCATGGCGGTCAACCTCCGCGGCTGGACCCTGTCGGACCGCTCCGGCAACACCTACCGCTTCGGCAACGTCTGGCTGAACGGGCACAGCCAGGTCCGCGTCCACACCGGCATCGGCCGTGACACCCGCGGGGACCTGTACCAGGACCGCCGGAACTACATCTGGGACAACACCGACACCGCCACCCTGCGCAACGACCACCGCCGGGTCGTCGACGTCGAAAGCTGGTCCCGCCACGGTGGCCACGGCCATGGTGGCCACGGCCATGGTGGCCACGGCCACGGCCACGGTGGCCACGGTCACGGCCACTGA
- a CDS encoding winged helix DNA-binding domain-containing protein, whose product MSGHEEGNPVVVTGDVKVLDHRALNRSLLARQLLLERSAMPAGRAVAHLVGMQAQAPNPPYIGLWTRLAGFRIEDLASLVRNREVVRVGLMRGTIHLVTADDCVALRPVLQGALRQGLKGAFGRKLEGLDVEKVAELGRELVEREPLTLGGLGTLLAERWPDRDPFALANAVRNLVPLVQVPPRGLWGESGQAVHTSAEAWLGRPVAGLAAPDLMVERYLAAFGPATVKDIQVWSGMTRLADAVNRLRPRLAVFRDENGRELLDLPEAPRPDADTPAPVRFLPEFDNILLSHADRARILTEEQRKLVFTRNGLIRSTFLVDGFVAGVWRVEQTRGAAVLVLEPFGTLRAGDRAALTEEGGRLLAFATASAASREVRFA is encoded by the coding sequence GTGAGTGGACACGAGGAAGGGAATCCCGTCGTGGTGACAGGAGACGTGAAGGTGCTGGACCATCGGGCGCTCAACCGGAGCCTACTGGCCCGGCAGTTGCTGCTGGAGCGGTCCGCGATGCCAGCGGGGCGGGCGGTCGCGCACCTGGTGGGCATGCAGGCACAGGCGCCGAACCCGCCCTACATTGGCCTGTGGACGCGGCTCGCCGGCTTCCGCATCGAGGACCTGGCCTCCCTCGTCAGGAACCGCGAGGTGGTCCGGGTGGGTCTGATGCGCGGCACGATCCACCTGGTCACGGCGGACGACTGCGTCGCACTGCGCCCCGTCCTGCAGGGCGCCCTGCGGCAGGGGCTGAAGGGCGCCTTCGGGCGCAAGCTCGAAGGGCTCGACGTCGAGAAGGTGGCCGAGCTGGGCCGCGAGCTGGTCGAGCGGGAGCCGCTCACGCTGGGCGGCCTGGGCACCCTGCTCGCCGAGCGGTGGCCGGACCGGGACCCCTTCGCCCTCGCCAACGCCGTGCGCAACCTGGTACCGCTCGTGCAGGTGCCGCCGCGCGGGCTGTGGGGCGAGAGCGGGCAGGCCGTGCACACCAGCGCCGAGGCGTGGCTCGGCCGGCCCGTCGCCGGGCTGGCGGCACCGGACCTGATGGTCGAGCGCTACCTGGCGGCCTTCGGGCCGGCCACGGTCAAGGACATCCAGGTCTGGTCCGGCATGACCCGGCTCGCCGACGCGGTGAACCGGCTCCGGCCGCGGCTGGCGGTCTTCCGCGACGAGAACGGCCGCGAACTGCTCGACCTGCCGGAGGCCCCCCGCCCCGACGCGGACACCCCCGCCCCGGTGCGCTTCCTGCCGGAGTTCGACAACATCCTGCTCTCCCACGCCGACCGAGCCCGCATCCTCACCGAGGAGCAGCGCAAGCTCGTCTTCACGCGGAACGGGCTGATCAGGTCGACGTTCCTGGTGGACGGGTTCGTGGCGGGCGTGTGGCGCGTCGAGCAGACGCGCGGTGCCGCCGTCCTCGTCCTGGAGCCCTTCGGTACCCTGCGTGCCGGGGACCGCGCCGCGCTCACCGAGGAGGGCGGCCGGCTGCTCGCGTTCGCCACGGCCTCCGCCGCCTCGCGCGAAGTCCGCTTCGCCTGA
- a CDS encoding DUF1918 domain-containing protein yields MHASKGDRLVVHGRVVGKQDRVVEIVEVLGPDGTPPYRVRAENGHETIMTPGPDSVIDHRTATNLP; encoded by the coding sequence GTGCATGCCAGCAAAGGGGACCGTCTCGTGGTCCACGGCCGGGTGGTCGGGAAGCAGGACCGTGTCGTGGAGATCGTCGAGGTGCTGGGCCCGGACGGTACGCCGCCCTACCGCGTTCGCGCCGAGAACGGTCACGAGACGATCATGACGCCGGGACCCGACTCGGTGATCGACCACCGCACGGCAACGAACCTCCCCTAA
- a CDS encoding DUF1259 domain-containing protein — MIAGDRTPQQDTDPRAGASRRRVLAAAALAPVLASAPSPARAVPTGVAEVSRRELVKPVPTTLSDWAGVARTLGGPGDMKRNLMYHTGLPRRDLRVVSRRITVQPSLALGSHVSFVRYADGSTLLMGDVVVTEGELQKFTDTLHRHGIEQTAIHKHLLAQTPDIWWIHVHAHGHDPVVIARGLRAAFDCTGTPLPRPAGPMRAVDLDTAGIDAALGVKGSTDDGIYKCIFVRRETITDGGLVLPPGLGSTSAFNFQPLGGGRAAISGDCAMIANEVQHVLVGLRRAGAELVELHNHGLKDEPRLFFTHFWAVGDAVELARALRPVVAATNVVAAGG; from the coding sequence GTGATCGCTGGAGACCGCACACCACAGCAGGACACCGACCCGCGAGCGGGTGCGTCGAGGCGGCGCGTGCTGGCCGCGGCCGCCCTGGCGCCGGTACTGGCCAGTGCGCCGAGCCCCGCTCGCGCCGTGCCCACAGGGGTGGCCGAGGTGAGCCGCCGGGAGCTGGTCAAGCCGGTGCCCACGACCCTGTCGGACTGGGCGGGTGTGGCTCGCACGCTGGGTGGCCCGGGCGACATGAAGCGAAATCTGATGTACCACACCGGTCTTCCACGCCGGGACCTCCGGGTGGTCTCCCGAAGGATCACCGTCCAACCGTCCCTGGCCCTGGGCTCGCACGTGTCCTTCGTCCGCTACGCCGACGGCAGCACGCTGCTGATGGGCGACGTGGTGGTCACCGAGGGCGAACTGCAGAAGTTCACCGATACCCTGCACCGGCACGGGATCGAGCAGACCGCGATCCACAAGCACCTGCTCGCCCAGACTCCCGACATCTGGTGGATCCACGTCCATGCGCACGGCCACGACCCGGTGGTCATCGCCCGCGGCCTGCGCGCCGCATTCGATTGCACCGGCACCCCGCTCCCGCGGCCGGCCGGTCCGATGCGGGCCGTCGACCTGGACACCGCCGGCATCGACGCCGCCCTGGGCGTCAAGGGTTCCACCGACGACGGCATCTACAAGTGCATCTTCGTCCGGCGCGAGACCATCACTGACGGTGGCCTCGTACTGCCCCCGGGGCTGGGATCGACCAGTGCGTTCAACTTCCAGCCGCTGGGCGGCGGCCGGGCCGCGATCAGCGGGGACTGCGCCATGATCGCCAATGAGGTGCAGCACGTCCTGGTGGGCCTGCGCCGCGCCGGGGCCGAACTCGTCGAGCTGCACAACCACGGCCTGAAGGACGAGCCCCGCCTGTTCTTCACCCACTTCTGGGCCGTCGGCGACGCCGTCGAACTCGCCCGCGCCCTGCGCCCCGTTGTGGCGGCCACCAACGTCGTAGCTGCGGGGGGCTGA
- a CDS encoding family 2B encapsulin nanocompartment shell protein, whose product MSVPDSVTGSATEEPGLAPPPHSAPTSLSTQAARHLATTTKSEPQMQAITSRWLLKMLPWVDVKGGTYRVNRRLQLRVGRGRVQFEHNGADDIKVIPQTLTELPALRGYDDTEVLKELAGRFRVREVRAGQTLFEEGQPVTEAYLVVHGRFARYAVGKYGDEEAIGVVTDGDQMGDEAIGRPGPLWLSSVRAESAGVVMVLPWDVVQEVTDRAPSLAAHLAAYAERQQRPMNRKGEAEVPVAAGHVGEPTLSGGFVDYDLAPREYELSLTQTVLRVHSRVADLYNEPMDQTQQQLRLTVEEIRERQEWELVNNREFGLLHNADYGQRISTYTGAPTPDDMDELLSMRRKTRLFLAHPKAIAAFFRQCNKRGLVPGTASVDGHDVPAWRGVPIFPCGKIPISQAHTTSILALRTGEADQGVVGLHQTGIPEEYQPGLNVRFMGIDQAAVIKYLVTAYYSAAILVPDAVGVLENVQIGRSAD is encoded by the coding sequence GTGTCCGTACCGGACAGTGTCACCGGTTCCGCCACCGAAGAGCCCGGTCTCGCACCACCCCCGCACAGCGCGCCCACCAGCCTCAGCACACAGGCCGCGCGCCACCTGGCGACCACCACCAAGTCCGAGCCCCAGATGCAGGCCATCACCTCGCGGTGGCTGCTGAAGATGCTGCCCTGGGTGGACGTCAAGGGCGGGACCTACCGGGTCAACCGGCGTCTGCAACTCCGCGTCGGCCGAGGCCGTGTCCAGTTCGAGCACAACGGCGCCGACGACATCAAGGTGATCCCGCAGACGCTCACCGAACTGCCCGCCCTGCGCGGCTATGACGACACCGAGGTCCTCAAGGAGCTCGCCGGCCGCTTCCGTGTCCGGGAGGTCCGGGCCGGCCAGACGCTCTTCGAGGAAGGGCAGCCGGTCACCGAGGCCTATCTCGTCGTCCACGGTCGCTTCGCCCGCTACGCCGTCGGCAAGTACGGCGACGAAGAGGCCATCGGCGTCGTCACGGACGGCGACCAGATGGGGGACGAGGCGATCGGCCGGCCCGGCCCCCTGTGGCTGAGCTCGGTCCGCGCCGAATCCGCCGGCGTGGTGATGGTGCTGCCGTGGGACGTGGTCCAGGAGGTCACCGACCGGGCGCCGTCCCTGGCCGCGCACCTCGCCGCGTACGCGGAACGGCAGCAGCGCCCCATGAACCGCAAGGGAGAGGCGGAGGTGCCGGTAGCGGCGGGGCACGTCGGCGAGCCGACGCTGTCCGGCGGCTTCGTCGACTACGACCTGGCGCCCCGCGAGTACGAACTCTCCCTGACCCAGACCGTGTTGCGGGTCCACAGCCGGGTCGCCGACCTCTACAACGAGCCCATGGACCAGACCCAGCAGCAACTCCGGCTGACCGTGGAGGAGATCCGCGAACGCCAGGAGTGGGAACTGGTCAACAACCGGGAGTTCGGGCTGCTGCACAACGCCGACTACGGCCAGCGCATCAGCACCTACACCGGCGCGCCCACCCCCGACGACATGGACGAACTGCTGTCCATGCGCCGCAAGACGCGGCTGTTCCTGGCGCACCCGAAGGCGATCGCCGCCTTCTTCCGCCAGTGCAACAAGCGCGGTCTGGTGCCGGGCACGGCGAGCGTCGACGGGCACGACGTTCCCGCGTGGCGCGGTGTCCCGATCTTCCCGTGCGGCAAGATCCCGATCAGCCAGGCCCACACCACCAGCATCCTTGCGCTGCGTACCGGGGAAGCGGACCAGGGAGTCGTCGGCCTGCACCAGACCGGCATTCCCGAGGAGTACCAGCCCGGCCTCAACGTCCGGTTCATGGGCATCGACCAGGCCGCCGTCATCAAGTACCTCGTCACCGCCTACTACTCGGCGGCCATCCTCGTGCCCGACGCGGTCGGAGTCCTGGAGAACGTCCAGATCGGCCGCAGCGCCGACTGA